Below is a genomic region from Paraburkholderia phenazinium.
GCCCGAAAGCACCGAATTTCAGCGCCGAGGCATGGGACCCGTGGGCACCACAGGCCGACGCCGTCATCGACCAGAGCTTGCTGCACAACGCAAGCAACCTGCCGCTGGCGCCTGTCTCCGGCAACCTCGCTGTCACCCCGTGGCACGCCTCGGAGCGGGATGCTGCCGATCATCGGGAACCAGTATTCGCGGCCGAGCCGGAACCGGTCAGCGTGGATGACGATCACTTCGTGTCCCACGCGGCGCCCGAGGTAGAACCGGAACTCGTGTCCGAGGCCACTCCCGAGGTCGCGCCCGAGCCTGCGCCGGTATGGCGTCAGCCGGAACATCGCGCGGACGACGAGCCTGCCTTGCAGGACGCGCATGCCGCCGCTGAAACGCTACGCACCGCTCCAGACCACGAACCGCATTTCGGTACCGCCGCTGCCACTGCCAGCGCCACGCCCTTCGCCACCAATCCGCCGGCGGATGAAGCCGATCCGTTCCAGGTGATCCGCGAGACGCGTGCGGCTCCGCCGCGCCGCGTCGGCTGGACGATCTTCGGCGCGCTGGTTGCTTTCATCCTGTTGCTCGGTCTGCTCGCGCAGCTCGCCTGGTGGCAACGCGAACTCATCATGGTCGATTGGCCGGCCTCGCAGGCGCTCTATGCACAGGTTTGTGCGCCGCTTGGCTGCACCGTCATGCCGCCGCACGATATTGATGGCCTGCAGGTCGAGCCGTCCGATCTCCGCCAGATCGACGGGCCGCACAAGCTCGAGCTGAAGATGCCGCTGCGCAACCGCTACAACGTCGCGCTCGCCTATCCGGCTATCGAACTCACGCTGCTCGACGATCAGAACAACGTCGCCGTGCGCCGTGTGCTGTGGCCGCAGGACTACGTCAAACCCGGCACGCCGATCGCAGCCGGCCTGCCGCCACGCACGACGCAAACCATGGTCGTGCACCTGGATACCGGCAACGCAGTCGCATCGAATTTCCGCGTACAGATCTTCTACCCCTGAACATAAGCCGCAGTTTTCTTGCGCCCGCGACACAGCGGGCGCGTTCACCGTCAATCCCTGATAAATCTTCGGAGCACAACATGAGTCAAGTCACGCTGGGTGGCAACCCGATCGAAGTCGCCGGCACGTTTCCGGCCGTGGGCCAGAAGGCGCCTGCGTTCTCGCTGGTCGGCAAGGATCTGAAGCCGGTCACGCTCGCCGATTTCGCCGGCAAGCG
It encodes:
- a CDS encoding zinc-ribbon and DUF3426 domain-containing protein, with the translated sequence MLLATRCPFCETVFRLQPAQLALRRGLVRCGHCQEVFDASSSLYETAEGGDFATATPISPAAVTALNPASSAAPAPAPRPKAPNFSAEAWDPWAPQADAVIDQSLLHNASNLPLAPVSGNLAVTPWHASERDAADHREPVFAAEPEPVSVDDDHFVSHAAPEVEPELVSEATPEVAPEPAPVWRQPEHRADDEPALQDAHAAAETLRTAPDHEPHFGTAAATASATPFATNPPADEADPFQVIRETRAAPPRRVGWTIFGALVAFILLLGLLAQLAWWQRELIMVDWPASQALYAQVCAPLGCTVMPPHDIDGLQVEPSDLRQIDGPHKLELKMPLRNRYNVALAYPAIELTLLDDQNNVAVRRVLWPQDYVKPGTPIAAGLPPRTTQTMVVHLDTGNAVASNFRVQIFYP